Below is a window of Candidatus Methylomirabilota bacterium DNA.
CCAGCCCTCCGCCGCGCGCTTCAGCGTCTCCGCGATGGGCAGGGCCGCGACCGCGGCACCGTGCGCGCGGGCTTCGGCCAGGACACCCGTCACGAGCTCGGGCGTCACGCAGGGCCGGACCCCGTCGTGGACGACGATCCAGTCAGCGTCGGTCGGGACCGCGGCGAGGCCCCGAGCGACCGATTCCTGCCGCTCGGTGCCCCCGGCCACCACGGCGCGCACTTTGTGACAGGGGCGGAGCCGGCGGCGCCAGGCTCCGACGTCTTCCGCCGGAACCACGACGACCACGCCCTGGACGGCTGGCATCGCCTCGAAGACATCCAGGGTCCAGCAGAGGATCGGGCGCCCGGCCACGGCGATCCCGAGCTTCTTCCGCCCCATGCGGACCCCTCGCCCCGCGGCGGGGATCACCGCCCACGCCGGCTCGATTCTCACCGGATCACCCGTTCGGCGCGGAGGATCAGCGACTCGGGGATCGCGAGGCCGAGCGCCCTCGCGGTCGACATGTTGATCACCAGCTCGTAGCGCGACGGCTGCTCGACCGGCAGCTCGTCCGGCTTCGTGCCCTTCACGATTCGGTCCACGAAGACGGCCGCCCGCCGGTACATCTCGGGACCGCTCGGGCCGTAGGTCATGAGGCCTCCCCTCGCCGCGAAGTCCGCCCGCCCCGGTCCGGCACTGTTCCCCGGCGAAACGGCCGGGACCCGGTACCTGATCGCCAGGCTCGTGATCTGGCCGCCGCCGAAAAGGACCGGATCGGGCAGGACGAGCACCGCCCCGGCGCGCGCCCGCGTCATCGCCGAAAATGCGGCCTCGAAATCGGCGTGGCCCCGCGCCTTCAGAACCTCCAGCTGCACGCGCACGGAGCGGGCGGCGGACTCGAGCCCCCGGACGGCCGGGCCGTGGTCCGGGTTGTCGGGATTTGACAGCACGGCCACCCGCGTGAGCCCCGGCACGGCCTCCTTGACGAACTCGAGCTGCTTCCCCGCCAGCTCGGTGAACGGCAGCGTGATCCCGGTGACGTTTCCGCCTGGCCGCGCGAGACTGGCCACCAGTCCCAGCTCGACGGCGTCGGGGACGCCCACCAGGACGATCGGGATCGTTCGGGTCACCTGCTGGGCCGCCCGGGCCGCCGCCGAGCCCTCCGCGACGAGAATCAGGTCGACCTTGCGCTCCACCAGCTCCCTCGCGACGCGCGAGAGCCGGCCGTATCGAACGCCCGCCCCGCGGAAATCAAAGATGACCCGCTCGCCCTCCACGTAGCCAAGATCGCGCAGCGCCTGGACCAGTGCCTTGCCGGAGGCGGATGACTCGAGAGGCGGATCCAAGCAACTGACCGCGCAGAGGAGCCCAATCCGGACGGCCTTGGCCGGCGGCTGCGCGGCCGTCTCCCCCGGCGCCGCGACGAGCGCGGCGGCCACGGCTAGGAAGAGGCCCCGGCGCAGGCTCATCGGCGGTTGGCGGCGTCGTCGTCCGCCAGCCGGGTGAAGATCATCCGGCCGGCTGTGGTCTGCAGAACCGAGGTCACCGACACGTTCACGCTCTGGCTGAGATACTTCTTGCCCTGCTCGATGACGACCATGGTCCCGTCGTCGAGGTAAGCCACCCCCTGGCCGGCTTCCTTCCCCTCC
It encodes the following:
- a CDS encoding ABC transporter substrate-binding protein, coding for MSLRRGLFLAVAAALVAAPGETAAQPPAKAVRIGLLCAVSCLDPPLESSASGKALVQALRDLGYVEGERVIFDFRGAGVRYGRLSRVARELVERKVDLILVAEGSAAARAAQQVTRTIPIVLVGVPDAVELGLVASLARPGGNVTGITLPFTELAGKQLEFVKEAVPGLTRVAVLSNPDNPDHGPAVRGLESAARSVRVQLEVLKARGHADFEAAFSAMTRARAGAVLVLPDPVLFGGGQITSLAIRYRVPAVSPGNSAGPGRADFAARGGLMTYGPSGPEMYRRAAVFVDRIVKGTKPDELPVEQPSRYELVINMSTARALGLAIPESLILRAERVIR
- a CDS encoding 2-C-methyl-D-erythritol 4-phosphate cytidylyltransferase, which encodes MRIEPAWAVIPAAGRGVRMGRKKLGIAVAGRPILCWTLDVFEAMPAVQGVVVVVPAEDVGAWRRRLRPCHKVRAVVAGGTERQESVARGLAAVPTDADWIVVHDGVRPCVTPELVTGVLAEARAHGAAVAALPIAETLKRAAEGW